Proteins from one Salmo salar chromosome ssa07, Ssal_v3.1, whole genome shotgun sequence genomic window:
- the LOC106608531 gene encoding zinc finger protein 37 isoform X2 produces the protein MKPQSKTNTGIKRETSMSAQARPSKPAGEGEVSLSFQDELAATIHGAFEVAVEIAVLEVTKLVGQALGDVRDQMHETLRENKSLKQRLQTTEQELNDARQCVETTRGVSPQRQLSTSPLHNNLAKTQKQSKDNELNIKSSYSLDEYGYEIVEAEISSERQKDHGSFSEISEDGRVCSQDLHPASRGQSIPHHDLLKVREETSSLCMDHKACVESISHSGLETTFGDNDPSPLHIEAQSLEMEQVRVKEENGSVSGPSSGSSFDSVVKEDFGPDSLSLVQSKMLEEWKPDPLDLQISDSLLPGTSHSLSHPHMVNTEVPQLTAPTASVLPAFSSQFPNNLFQPGEAATPIIPAAPPQIYGVQIRTNPNPTIPNPNPTIPHSSHICKLCGQGFHQPSELRRHHTQAHPKRQVFPPGQSPYHCSECDRDFNRLENLKTHLRIHTGERPYTCSVCSMRFRHSGALTRHFRIHTGEKPYVCGQCGKTFRNCGGLRFHQRSHSRQGQC, from the exons ATGAAACCACAGTCAAAAACTAACACAGGGATCAAAAGGGAGACTTCAATGTCAGCCCAAGCTCGCCCCTCGAAACCCGCAGGAGAGGGTGAGGTATCGCTCTCTTTCCAGGACGAACTggcggcgacgatccacggtgcGTTCGAAGTGGCTGTGGAAATTGCCGTATTAGAAGTCACTAAACTGGTAGGTCAAGCGCTTGGGGATGTCCGCGATCAGATGCACGAAACCCTACGGGAAAACAAGTCTCTTAAACAACGCTTGCAAACAACCGAGCAAGAGTTGAATGATGCGCGTCAATGTGTGGAAACGACGAGAGGTGTAAGTCCGCAGAGACAGTTGTCGACGAGTCCTCTCCACAACAACTTAGCAAAGACTCAAAAGCAGTCAAAGGACAACGAATTAAATATAAAGTCCTCATATTCATTGGACGAATATGGATACGAAATTGTGGAGGCAGAGATCAGTAGTGAACGACAGAAAGACCATGGATCTTTCAGTGAAATCAGCGAGGATGGTCGAGTCTGTTCCCAAGACCTACATCCAGCTTCAAGAGGACAGTCTATCCCTCATCATGACCTGCTTAAAG TCAGGGAAGAGACCTCCAGTTTGTGTATGGACCACAAGGCATGTGTAGAAAGCATCAGTCATAGTGGTCTAGAAACAACATTTGGAGATAATGACCCATCACCACTTCACATAGAGGCCCAGAGCCTTGAGATGGAGCAGGTCAGAGTGAAGGAAGAGAACGGTTCTGTGTCTGGTCCCAGCTCTGGTTCCAGTTTTGACTCGGTGGTAAAAGAAGACTTTGGTCCTGATAGTCTGTCTCTGGTTCAGTCCAAGATGTTAGAGGAGTGGAAACCAGACCCTTTGGACTTACAGATCTCTGACTCACTGCTTCCTGGAACCAGCCATAGTTTAT ctcacCCTCATATGGTCAACACAGAGGTTCCACAGCTGACTGCCCCAACAGCCAGTGTCCTTCCAGCCTTCTCCTCCCAGTTCCCCAACAACCTCTTCCAACCAGGGGAGGCAGCAACTCCCATCATCCCTGCTGCCCCACCTCAGATCTATGGAGTCCAGATCAGGACCAACCCTAATCccactatccctaaccctaatcccACTATCCCCCACTCCAGCCACATCTGCAAACTCTGTGGCCAGGGCTTCCACCAGCCCAGTGAGCTCCGTAGACACCACACCCAGGCCCACCCCAAGCGTCAGGTCTTCCCCCCGGGCCAGAGCCCTTACCACTGCAGCGAGTGTGACCGGGATTTCAACCGTCTGGAGAACCTGAAGACTCACCTGAGAATCCACACTGGAGAGAGACCCTATACCTGCTCGGTGTGCTCCATGCGCTTTCGCCACTCGGGCGCGCTCACCAGGCATTTCCGCATACACACTGGGGAGAAGCCATACGTCTGCGGTCAGTGTGGAAAGACATTCCGGAACTGTGGAGGACTCCGGTTCCACCAGCGCTCCCATAGTAGACAGGGACAGTGCTAG
- the LOC106608531 gene encoding zinc finger protein 37 isoform X1, whose protein sequence is MKPQSKTNTGIKRETSMSAQARPSKPAGEGEVSLSFQDELAATIHGAFEVAVEIAVLEVTKLVGQALGDVRDQMHETLRENKSLKQRLQTTEQELNDARQCVETTRGVSPQRQLSTSPLHNNLAKTQKQSKDNELNIKSSYSLDEYGYEIVEAEISSERQKDHGSFSEISEDGRVCSQDLHPASRGQSIPHHDLLKEVREETSSLCMDHKACVESISHSGLETTFGDNDPSPLHIEAQSLEMEQVRVKEENGSVSGPSSGSSFDSVVKEDFGPDSLSLVQSKMLEEWKPDPLDLQISDSLLPGTSHSLSHPHMVNTEVPQLTAPTASVLPAFSSQFPNNLFQPGEAATPIIPAAPPQIYGVQIRTNPNPTIPNPNPTIPHSSHICKLCGQGFHQPSELRRHHTQAHPKRQVFPPGQSPYHCSECDRDFNRLENLKTHLRIHTGERPYTCSVCSMRFRHSGALTRHFRIHTGEKPYVCGQCGKTFRNCGGLRFHQRSHSRQGQC, encoded by the exons ATGAAACCACAGTCAAAAACTAACACAGGGATCAAAAGGGAGACTTCAATGTCAGCCCAAGCTCGCCCCTCGAAACCCGCAGGAGAGGGTGAGGTATCGCTCTCTTTCCAGGACGAACTggcggcgacgatccacggtgcGTTCGAAGTGGCTGTGGAAATTGCCGTATTAGAAGTCACTAAACTGGTAGGTCAAGCGCTTGGGGATGTCCGCGATCAGATGCACGAAACCCTACGGGAAAACAAGTCTCTTAAACAACGCTTGCAAACAACCGAGCAAGAGTTGAATGATGCGCGTCAATGTGTGGAAACGACGAGAGGTGTAAGTCCGCAGAGACAGTTGTCGACGAGTCCTCTCCACAACAACTTAGCAAAGACTCAAAAGCAGTCAAAGGACAACGAATTAAATATAAAGTCCTCATATTCATTGGACGAATATGGATACGAAATTGTGGAGGCAGAGATCAGTAGTGAACGACAGAAAGACCATGGATCTTTCAGTGAAATCAGCGAGGATGGTCGAGTCTGTTCCCAAGACCTACATCCAGCTTCAAGAGGACAGTCTATCCCTCATCATGACCTGCTTAAAG AAGTCAGGGAAGAGACCTCCAGTTTGTGTATGGACCACAAGGCATGTGTAGAAAGCATCAGTCATAGTGGTCTAGAAACAACATTTGGAGATAATGACCCATCACCACTTCACATAGAGGCCCAGAGCCTTGAGATGGAGCAGGTCAGAGTGAAGGAAGAGAACGGTTCTGTGTCTGGTCCCAGCTCTGGTTCCAGTTTTGACTCGGTGGTAAAAGAAGACTTTGGTCCTGATAGTCTGTCTCTGGTTCAGTCCAAGATGTTAGAGGAGTGGAAACCAGACCCTTTGGACTTACAGATCTCTGACTCACTGCTTCCTGGAACCAGCCATAGTTTAT ctcacCCTCATATGGTCAACACAGAGGTTCCACAGCTGACTGCCCCAACAGCCAGTGTCCTTCCAGCCTTCTCCTCCCAGTTCCCCAACAACCTCTTCCAACCAGGGGAGGCAGCAACTCCCATCATCCCTGCTGCCCCACCTCAGATCTATGGAGTCCAGATCAGGACCAACCCTAATCccactatccctaaccctaatcccACTATCCCCCACTCCAGCCACATCTGCAAACTCTGTGGCCAGGGCTTCCACCAGCCCAGTGAGCTCCGTAGACACCACACCCAGGCCCACCCCAAGCGTCAGGTCTTCCCCCCGGGCCAGAGCCCTTACCACTGCAGCGAGTGTGACCGGGATTTCAACCGTCTGGAGAACCTGAAGACTCACCTGAGAATCCACACTGGAGAGAGACCCTATACCTGCTCGGTGTGCTCCATGCGCTTTCGCCACTCGGGCGCGCTCACCAGGCATTTCCGCATACACACTGGGGAGAAGCCATACGTCTGCGGTCAGTGTGGAAAGACATTCCGGAACTGTGGAGGACTCCGGTTCCACCAGCGCTCCCATAGTAGACAGGGACAGTGCTAG
- the LOC106608532 gene encoding transforming protein p54/c-ets-1, giving the protein MDWSSYEIDPLDVPPLTPTSKEVLSQAIKTTFAGFAQESSRMHFPQDPKLWSEWEVNHWLDWCQAEFGLQSLGSDWRGLPGSELCTLDREAFLDLSSDYTAGEILWEHLETMRRDCEYDHGSSLVLCTSNSLCQSQTNRDSYVDHVQLMDKQNHHGQFSHLPTEPPQLLTLDPVTVRYQDYHRVKQEGPYRNHLSSVPLLRDLDRTDCDSEFGTLHYEDTDITASLSLTRPMQDLDKGVEESISEDPFNLPTPHRSFKEFIGDKTDLGRAVVPAGILSAYTGSGPIQLWQFLLELLIDRSCQSFIIWTGDGWDFKLTDPDEVAQLWGRRKNKPKMNYEKLSRGLRYYYDKNIIHKNAGKRYVYRFVCDLQGLLGYEPWELHAMLDITAKDGHE; this is encoded by the exons ATGGACTGGAGCTCTTACG AGATAGACCCTCTGGatgtccctcctctcacccccacCAGTAAGGAGGTCCTGAGCCAGGCGATAAAGACCACCTTCGCTGGCTTCGCCCAGGAGAGCAGCCGTATGCACTTCCCACAAG ACCCTAAACTGTGGTCAGAGTGGGAGGTGAACCACTGGTTAGACTGGTGCCAGGCTGAGTTCGGCCTCCAAAGCCTGGGCTCGGATTGGAGAGGGCTGCCTGGAAGTGAGCTCTGCACCCTGGACAGAGAGGCCTTCCTGGACCTGAGCTCTGATTACACAGCAGGAGAAATCCTCTGGGAACATCTGGAAACTATGCGCAGAG ATTGTGAATATGATCATGGTTCCTCTCTAGTCCTTTGCACGTCGAATTCTCTCTGCCAGTCGCAAACGAACCGAG ACAGTTACGTGGACCATGTGCAGCTCATGGACAAGCAGAATCACCATGGTCAGTTCTCCCATCTCCCAACAGAACCCCCACAGCTTCTGACCCTTGACCCTGTGACTGTGAGATATCAGGACTACCACCGGGTCAAACAGGAAGGACCGTACAGAAACCACCTGTCCTCTGTCCCTCTGCTCCGAGACCTTGACAGGACAG ATTGTGATTCTGAGTTTGGGACCCTGCATTATGAGGACACGGACATCACCGCTTCGCTGTCCTTGACTAGGCCAATGCAGGATTTAGACAAGGGTGTGGAAGAGTCCATCTCTGAGGACCCCTTCAATTTGCCAACCCCACACAGGAGCTTCAAAGAGTTTATAGGGGACAAGACTGATCTGGGGAGAGCTGTGGTTCCGGCAGGCATTCTCTCTGCTTATACTG GTAGCGGTCCCATTCAGCTGTGGCAGTTTCTATTGGAGCTCCTCATTGACCGCAGCTGTCAATCATTCATCATTTGGACAGGGGATGGATGGGATTTTAAACTGACAGATCCTGATGAG GTGGCCCAGCTATGGGGCCGGAGGAAGAACAAACCTAAGATGAACTACGAGAAGCTGAGTCGAGGCCTGCGCTACTACTACGACAAGAACATCATCCACAAGAACGCTGGCAAGCGCTATGTCTACCGCTTCGTCTGTGACCTGCAAGGCCTGCTGGGATACGAACCCTGGGAACTGCACGCCATGTTGGATATCACGGCCAAAGACGGACATGAGTGA